A stretch of the Odontesthes bonariensis isolate fOdoBon6 chromosome 5, fOdoBon6.hap1, whole genome shotgun sequence genome encodes the following:
- the cnot3a gene encoding CCR4-NOT transcription complex subunit 3a isoform X2 has translation MADKRKLQGEIDRCLKKVAEGVEQFEDIWQKLHNAANANQKEKYEADLKKEIKKLQRLRDQIKTWVASNEIKDKRQLVDNRKLIETQMERFKVVERETKTKAYSKEGLGLAQKVDPAQREKEETGQWLTSTIDTLNMQVDQFESEVESLSVQTRKKKGDKEKQDRIEELKRLIERHRYHIRMLETILRMLDNDSIAVDSIQKIKDDVEYYIDSSQDPDFEENEFLYDDLDLEDIPAALVATSPSGQGNIEDDMYLHSSSTPTSTTSSSPIPPSPATCTAENSEDDKKRGRSTDSEVSQSPVKNGTPSLLSSFSSSTTSGSSSSSSLVSMASVVGGIPSVPTSSSLIGSFSNAVQQHQHQSAQLQQQSQTSNQSQQQQPPQAKPSVPSNNTPSPPSNPLLPTSTVPSLPTPSTPSSSAPNSQSQLTSGPSVSSLGLGMGLDLRKGSMTGTSTANQMPSLGLGGHPTPLNTMASLISVSTPAPYAQAAASGGLGLSSITQASISVESSTSIPTSGSSGVTTNGAGTGLGLLGSSPAHSSLSGSILGLVPGQSVAPGTSQVPPSSASTTPGVVGLMGGNGGSVGVVGAVGVNAAPARPPSGLKQNGSTSYSAVVAESSTESALSTPSQSQSSQPSSLSSSTSQPMDNGPSLISSITLPPSSPSPSFSDSTPGGGSLLNGPHSYTQASEGLKAPEPLSSLKAMAERAALGSGLDGEIANLHLTDRDIFSSSSAAPGTPAAPQPSVSEVSIPPSLGVCPLGPTPLPKDQLYQQAMQESAWTHMPHPSDSERIRQYLMRNPCPTLPYHHQVPPHHSDSIEFYQRLSTETLFFIFYYLEGTKAQYLSAKALKKQSWRFHTKYMMWFQRHEEPKTITDEFEQVQLPHIHSTPKHLDSLTDVWFVACSLLTVICAPLSPQGTYIYFDYEKWGQRKKEGFTFEYRYLEDRDLQ, from the exons ATGGCTGACAAGAGAAAACTTCAAG GTGAGATCGATAGATGTTTGAAAAAAGTAGCGGAAGGTGTGGAACAGTTTGAAGATATTTGGCAAAAG CTCCACAACGCAGCCAATGCAAACCAGAAGGAAAAATACGAGGCTGACCTCAAGAAAGAGATAAAGAAACTACAG CGATTGAGAGATCAGATAAAAACATGGGTGGCTTCAAACGAGATCAAAGACAAAAGGCAGCTAGTTGACAACCGCAAACTTATAGAGACG CAAATGGAGCGGTTCAAAGTGGTGGAACGTGAAACTAAAACAAAAGCCTATTCTAAAGAAGGCTTGGGGCTCGCTCAGAAGGTGGATCCAGCTCAGAGGGAAAAGGAGGAAACGGGACAGTGGCTAACG AGTACGATAGACACTCTAAATATGCAGGTGGATCAGTTTGAGAGTGAAGTGGAATCTCTTTCAGTTCAGACGCGAAAGAAAAAGGGCGATAAGGAG AAGCAAGATCGTATCGAGGAGCTGAAGCGGTTGATTGAGAGACATCGATATCACATTCGCATGTTGGAGACCATTTTACGAATGCTGGATAATGACTCTATAGCAGTGGATTCAATTCAAAAGATCAAGGATGATGTAGAGTACTACATTGATTCCTCCCAAGATCCGGACTTTGAGGAGAATGAGTTCCTGTATGATGACTTAGACCTGGAAGACATCC ctgcagcatTAGTTGCAACTTCTCCATCGGGTCAAGGCAACATTGAAGATGACATGTATCTCCACTCTAGCAGCACTCCCACCTCCACCACCTCTTCTTCACCTATCCCTCCTTCCCCGGCCACTTGTACTGCC GAGAACTCAGAAGACGATAAGAAGAGGGGACGGTCGACAGACAGTGAAGTTAGTCAG tcgcCTGTGAAGAACGGCACCCCATCCTTgctctcctccttctcttcttccACCACTTCCGggtcctcttcatcctcctccctcGTGTCCATGGCGAGTGTTGTCGGAGGCATTCCCTCGGTTCCTACGAGCAGCAGTCTTATAGGAAGTTTCAGCAATGCAGTGCAGCAACATCAGCATCAGTCTGCACAGCTGCAGCAACAATCTCAAACATCAAACCAGtcgcaacagcagcagcctcctCAGGCAAAACCTTCTGTCCCTTCAAACAACACCCCCAGCCCGCCCAGCAACCCTCTTCTGCCAACATCCACTGTCCCATCTCTCCCTACACCCAGCACACCCAGTTCATCAGCTCCCAACTCTCAGTCTCAGCTCACATCTGGGCCCTCGGTATCCAGTTTGGGACTCGGCATGGGGCTGGATTTAAGAAAAGGCAGCATGACGGGGACCAGCACTGCCAACCAAATGCCAAGTTTAGGCCTCGGTGGCCACCCCACTCCTTTAAATACGATGGCAAGCCTAATTTCAGTGTCCACACCTGCCCCTTATGCTCAGGCAGCAGCATCAGGAGGCTTGGGTCTGAGCAGCATCACTCAGGCCAGCATTTCAGTGGAGAGCAGCACTTCCATCCccacctctggctccagtggAGTCACCACCAATGGGGCAGGGACTGGGCTTGGCTTGTTAGGATCCAGCCCGGCCCACAGCTCACTGAGTGGCAGTATTTTGGGTCTGGTCCCTGGGCAGAGTGTGGCCCCTGGTACATCTCAGGTGCCTCCAAGTTCTGCAAGCACTACCCCCGGAGTAGTTGGCTTGATGGGAGGCAATGGAGGAAGCGTCGGTGTGGTTGGAGCAGTAGGAGTGAATGCTGCTCCTGCAAGACCGCCAAGTGGACTGAAGCAAAATGGAAGCACAA GTTACAGTGCTGTAGTGGCAGAGAGCTCCACAGAATCAGCTCTAAGCACACCGAGCCAGTCACAAAGCAGCCAACCCTCGTCTCTCAGCTCCTCAACCAGTCAGCC GATGGACAATGGTCCCAGCTTAATCAGCTCCATCACCCTGCCCCCCAGCTCTCCGTCCCCCTCTTTCTCAGACAGCACACCCGGCGGAGGGAGTCTTCTCAACGGACCCCACTCCTACACGCAAGCTTCCGAGGGCCTCAAG GCTCCAGAGCCCCTCAGTTCTCTGAAGGCGATGGCTGAGAGAGCAGCGCTGGGATCAGGCCTGGATGGGGAGATAGCCAACCTGCATCTAACCGACAGAG ATATCTTCTCTAGTTCGTCGGCAGCGCCTGGTACACCCGCCGCCCCTCAGCCGTCCGTGTCGGAGGTCAGCATTCCCCCCTCGCTCGGCGTCTGTCCGCTGGGCCCAACTCCTCTCCCAAAAGACCAGCTCTACCAGCAGGCCATGCAAGAGTCTGCATGGACACACATGCCACACCCCTCTGACTCTGAGAGGATCAG ACAATACCTGATGAGGAATCCATGCCCCACTTTGCCCTACCACCATCAGGTACCGCCACACCACTCTGACTCCATAGAGTTCTACCAGAGACTGTCAACAGAAACTCTCTTCTTCATCTTCTACTACCTGGAG GGCACCAAAGCTCAGTATCTATCTGCCAAGGCTCTGAAGAAACAGTCATGGAGGTTTCACACCAAGTACATGATGTGGTTCCAGAGGCACGAGGAGCCCAAGACTATCACTGATGAGTTTGAACAGGTGCAGCTTCCGCACATTCACAGCACACCGAAACATTTAGACTCCCTCACTGACGTGTGGTTTGTTGCTTGCTCTTTATTAACGGTCATTTGTGCCCCGCTGTCCCCCCAGGGCACTTACATTTACTTTGACTATGAAAAATGGGGCCAGAGGAAGAAGGAGGGGTTCACCTTCGAGTACAGGTACCTCGAAGACCGAGACCTGCAGTGA
- the cnot3a gene encoding CCR4-NOT transcription complex subunit 3a isoform X4, giving the protein MADKRKLQGEIDRCLKKVAEGVEQFEDIWQKLHNAANANQKEKYEADLKKEIKKLQRLRDQIKTWVASNEIKDKRQLVDNRKLIETQMERFKVVERETKTKAYSKEGLGLAQKVDPAQREKEETGQWLTSTIDTLNMQVDQFESEVESLSVQTRKKKGDKEKQDRIEELKRLIERHRYHIRMLETILRMLDNDSIAVDSIQKIKDDVEYYIDSSQDPDFEENEFLYDDLDLEDIPAALVATSPSGQGNIEDDMYLHSSSTPTSTTSSSPIPPSPATCTAENSEDDKKRGRSTDSEVSQSPVKNGTPSLLSSFSSSTTSGSSSSSSLVSMASVVGGIPSVPTSSSLIGSFSNAVQQHQHQSAQLQQQSQTSNQSQQQQPPQAKPSVPSNNTPSPPSNPLLPTSTVPSLPTPSTPSSSAPNSQSQLTSGPSVSSLGLGMGLDLRKGSMTGTSTANQMPSLGLGGHPTPLNTMASLISVSTPAPYAQAAASGGLGLSSITQASISVESSTSIPTSGSSGVTTNGAGTGLGLLGSSPAHSSLSGSILGLVPGQSVAPGTSQVPPSSASTTPGVVGLMGGNGGSVGVVGAVGVNAAPARPPSGLKQNGSTSYSAVVAESSTESALSTPSQSQSSQPSSLSSSTSQPMDNGPSLISSITLPPSSPSPSFSDSTPGGGSLLNGPHSYTQASEGLKVDFLNHSAFTSTPFLFPPQAPEPLSSLKAMAERAALGSGLDGEIANLHLTDRGRNDIFSSSSAAPGTPAAPQPSVSEVSIPPSLGVCPLGPTPLPKDQLYQQAMQESAWTHMPHPSDSERIRQYLMRNPCPTLPYHHQVPPHHSDSIEFYQRLSTETLFFIFYYLEGTKAQYLSAKALKKQSWRFHTKYMMWFQRHEEPKTITDEFEQGTYIYFDYEKWGQRKKEGFTFEYRYLEDRDLQ; this is encoded by the exons ATGGCTGACAAGAGAAAACTTCAAG GTGAGATCGATAGATGTTTGAAAAAAGTAGCGGAAGGTGTGGAACAGTTTGAAGATATTTGGCAAAAG CTCCACAACGCAGCCAATGCAAACCAGAAGGAAAAATACGAGGCTGACCTCAAGAAAGAGATAAAGAAACTACAG CGATTGAGAGATCAGATAAAAACATGGGTGGCTTCAAACGAGATCAAAGACAAAAGGCAGCTAGTTGACAACCGCAAACTTATAGAGACG CAAATGGAGCGGTTCAAAGTGGTGGAACGTGAAACTAAAACAAAAGCCTATTCTAAAGAAGGCTTGGGGCTCGCTCAGAAGGTGGATCCAGCTCAGAGGGAAAAGGAGGAAACGGGACAGTGGCTAACG AGTACGATAGACACTCTAAATATGCAGGTGGATCAGTTTGAGAGTGAAGTGGAATCTCTTTCAGTTCAGACGCGAAAGAAAAAGGGCGATAAGGAG AAGCAAGATCGTATCGAGGAGCTGAAGCGGTTGATTGAGAGACATCGATATCACATTCGCATGTTGGAGACCATTTTACGAATGCTGGATAATGACTCTATAGCAGTGGATTCAATTCAAAAGATCAAGGATGATGTAGAGTACTACATTGATTCCTCCCAAGATCCGGACTTTGAGGAGAATGAGTTCCTGTATGATGACTTAGACCTGGAAGACATCC ctgcagcatTAGTTGCAACTTCTCCATCGGGTCAAGGCAACATTGAAGATGACATGTATCTCCACTCTAGCAGCACTCCCACCTCCACCACCTCTTCTTCACCTATCCCTCCTTCCCCGGCCACTTGTACTGCC GAGAACTCAGAAGACGATAAGAAGAGGGGACGGTCGACAGACAGTGAAGTTAGTCAG tcgcCTGTGAAGAACGGCACCCCATCCTTgctctcctccttctcttcttccACCACTTCCGggtcctcttcatcctcctccctcGTGTCCATGGCGAGTGTTGTCGGAGGCATTCCCTCGGTTCCTACGAGCAGCAGTCTTATAGGAAGTTTCAGCAATGCAGTGCAGCAACATCAGCATCAGTCTGCACAGCTGCAGCAACAATCTCAAACATCAAACCAGtcgcaacagcagcagcctcctCAGGCAAAACCTTCTGTCCCTTCAAACAACACCCCCAGCCCGCCCAGCAACCCTCTTCTGCCAACATCCACTGTCCCATCTCTCCCTACACCCAGCACACCCAGTTCATCAGCTCCCAACTCTCAGTCTCAGCTCACATCTGGGCCCTCGGTATCCAGTTTGGGACTCGGCATGGGGCTGGATTTAAGAAAAGGCAGCATGACGGGGACCAGCACTGCCAACCAAATGCCAAGTTTAGGCCTCGGTGGCCACCCCACTCCTTTAAATACGATGGCAAGCCTAATTTCAGTGTCCACACCTGCCCCTTATGCTCAGGCAGCAGCATCAGGAGGCTTGGGTCTGAGCAGCATCACTCAGGCCAGCATTTCAGTGGAGAGCAGCACTTCCATCCccacctctggctccagtggAGTCACCACCAATGGGGCAGGGACTGGGCTTGGCTTGTTAGGATCCAGCCCGGCCCACAGCTCACTGAGTGGCAGTATTTTGGGTCTGGTCCCTGGGCAGAGTGTGGCCCCTGGTACATCTCAGGTGCCTCCAAGTTCTGCAAGCACTACCCCCGGAGTAGTTGGCTTGATGGGAGGCAATGGAGGAAGCGTCGGTGTGGTTGGAGCAGTAGGAGTGAATGCTGCTCCTGCAAGACCGCCAAGTGGACTGAAGCAAAATGGAAGCACAA GTTACAGTGCTGTAGTGGCAGAGAGCTCCACAGAATCAGCTCTAAGCACACCGAGCCAGTCACAAAGCAGCCAACCCTCGTCTCTCAGCTCCTCAACCAGTCAGCC GATGGACAATGGTCCCAGCTTAATCAGCTCCATCACCCTGCCCCCCAGCTCTCCGTCCCCCTCTTTCTCAGACAGCACACCCGGCGGAGGGAGTCTTCTCAACGGACCCCACTCCTACACGCAAGCTTCCGAGGGCCTCAAG GTTGACTTCCTAAACCACAGTGCGTTCACATCCACTCCCTTCTTGTTCCCTCCTCAGGCTCCAGAGCCCCTCAGTTCTCTGAAGGCGATGGCTGAGAGAGCAGCGCTGGGATCAGGCCTGGATGGGGAGATAGCCAACCTGCATCTAACCGACAGAGGTCGGAACG ATATCTTCTCTAGTTCGTCGGCAGCGCCTGGTACACCCGCCGCCCCTCAGCCGTCCGTGTCGGAGGTCAGCATTCCCCCCTCGCTCGGCGTCTGTCCGCTGGGCCCAACTCCTCTCCCAAAAGACCAGCTCTACCAGCAGGCCATGCAAGAGTCTGCATGGACACACATGCCACACCCCTCTGACTCTGAGAGGATCAG ACAATACCTGATGAGGAATCCATGCCCCACTTTGCCCTACCACCATCAGGTACCGCCACACCACTCTGACTCCATAGAGTTCTACCAGAGACTGTCAACAGAAACTCTCTTCTTCATCTTCTACTACCTGGAG GGCACCAAAGCTCAGTATCTATCTGCCAAGGCTCTGAAGAAACAGTCATGGAGGTTTCACACCAAGTACATGATGTGGTTCCAGAGGCACGAGGAGCCCAAGACTATCACTGATGAGTTTGAACAG GGCACTTACATTTACTTTGACTATGAAAAATGGGGCCAGAGGAAGAAGGAGGGGTTCACCTTCGAGTACAGGTACCTCGAAGACCGAGACCTGCAGTGA
- the cnot3a gene encoding CCR4-NOT transcription complex subunit 3a isoform X7 → MADKRKLQGEIDRCLKKVAEGVEQFEDIWQKLHNAANANQKEKYEADLKKEIKKLQRLRDQIKTWVASNEIKDKRQLVDNRKLIETQMERFKVVERETKTKAYSKEGLGLAQKVDPAQREKEETGQWLTSTIDTLNMQVDQFESEVESLSVQTRKKKGDKEKQDRIEELKRLIERHRYHIRMLETILRMLDNDSIAVDSIQKIKDDVEYYIDSSQDPDFEENEFLYDDLDLEDIPAALVATSPSGQGNIEDDMYLHSSSTPTSTTSSSPIPPSPATCTAENSEDDKKRGRSTDSEVSQSPVKNGTPSLLSSFSSSTTSGSSSSSSLVSMASVVGGIPSVPTSSSLIGSFSNAVQQHQHQSAQLQQQSQTSNQSQQQQPPQAKPSVPSNNTPSPPSNPLLPTSTVPSLPTPSTPSSSAPNSQSQLTSGPSVSSLGLGMGLDLRKGSMTGTSTANQMPSLGLGGHPTPLNTMASLISVSTPAPYAQAAASGGLGLSSITQASISVESSTSIPTSGSSGVTTNGAGTGLGLLGSSPAHSSLSGSILGLVPGQSVAPGTSQVPPSSASTTPGVVGLMGGNGGSVGVVGAVGVNAAPARPPSGLKQNGSTSYSAVVAESSTESALSTPSQSQSSQPSSLSSSTSQPMDNGPSLISSITLPPSSPSPSFSDSTPGGGSLLNGPHSYTQASEGLKAPEPLSSLKAMAERAALGSGLDGEIANLHLTDRDIFSSSSAAPGTPAAPQPSVSEVSIPPSLGVCPLGPTPLPKDQLYQQAMQESAWTHMPHPSDSERIRQYLMRNPCPTLPYHHQVPPHHSDSIEFYQRLSTETLFFIFYYLEGTKAQYLSAKALKKQSWRFHTKYMMWFQRHEEPKTITDEFEQGTYIYFDYEKWGQRKKEGFTFEYRYLEDRDLQ, encoded by the exons ATGGCTGACAAGAGAAAACTTCAAG GTGAGATCGATAGATGTTTGAAAAAAGTAGCGGAAGGTGTGGAACAGTTTGAAGATATTTGGCAAAAG CTCCACAACGCAGCCAATGCAAACCAGAAGGAAAAATACGAGGCTGACCTCAAGAAAGAGATAAAGAAACTACAG CGATTGAGAGATCAGATAAAAACATGGGTGGCTTCAAACGAGATCAAAGACAAAAGGCAGCTAGTTGACAACCGCAAACTTATAGAGACG CAAATGGAGCGGTTCAAAGTGGTGGAACGTGAAACTAAAACAAAAGCCTATTCTAAAGAAGGCTTGGGGCTCGCTCAGAAGGTGGATCCAGCTCAGAGGGAAAAGGAGGAAACGGGACAGTGGCTAACG AGTACGATAGACACTCTAAATATGCAGGTGGATCAGTTTGAGAGTGAAGTGGAATCTCTTTCAGTTCAGACGCGAAAGAAAAAGGGCGATAAGGAG AAGCAAGATCGTATCGAGGAGCTGAAGCGGTTGATTGAGAGACATCGATATCACATTCGCATGTTGGAGACCATTTTACGAATGCTGGATAATGACTCTATAGCAGTGGATTCAATTCAAAAGATCAAGGATGATGTAGAGTACTACATTGATTCCTCCCAAGATCCGGACTTTGAGGAGAATGAGTTCCTGTATGATGACTTAGACCTGGAAGACATCC ctgcagcatTAGTTGCAACTTCTCCATCGGGTCAAGGCAACATTGAAGATGACATGTATCTCCACTCTAGCAGCACTCCCACCTCCACCACCTCTTCTTCACCTATCCCTCCTTCCCCGGCCACTTGTACTGCC GAGAACTCAGAAGACGATAAGAAGAGGGGACGGTCGACAGACAGTGAAGTTAGTCAG tcgcCTGTGAAGAACGGCACCCCATCCTTgctctcctccttctcttcttccACCACTTCCGggtcctcttcatcctcctccctcGTGTCCATGGCGAGTGTTGTCGGAGGCATTCCCTCGGTTCCTACGAGCAGCAGTCTTATAGGAAGTTTCAGCAATGCAGTGCAGCAACATCAGCATCAGTCTGCACAGCTGCAGCAACAATCTCAAACATCAAACCAGtcgcaacagcagcagcctcctCAGGCAAAACCTTCTGTCCCTTCAAACAACACCCCCAGCCCGCCCAGCAACCCTCTTCTGCCAACATCCACTGTCCCATCTCTCCCTACACCCAGCACACCCAGTTCATCAGCTCCCAACTCTCAGTCTCAGCTCACATCTGGGCCCTCGGTATCCAGTTTGGGACTCGGCATGGGGCTGGATTTAAGAAAAGGCAGCATGACGGGGACCAGCACTGCCAACCAAATGCCAAGTTTAGGCCTCGGTGGCCACCCCACTCCTTTAAATACGATGGCAAGCCTAATTTCAGTGTCCACACCTGCCCCTTATGCTCAGGCAGCAGCATCAGGAGGCTTGGGTCTGAGCAGCATCACTCAGGCCAGCATTTCAGTGGAGAGCAGCACTTCCATCCccacctctggctccagtggAGTCACCACCAATGGGGCAGGGACTGGGCTTGGCTTGTTAGGATCCAGCCCGGCCCACAGCTCACTGAGTGGCAGTATTTTGGGTCTGGTCCCTGGGCAGAGTGTGGCCCCTGGTACATCTCAGGTGCCTCCAAGTTCTGCAAGCACTACCCCCGGAGTAGTTGGCTTGATGGGAGGCAATGGAGGAAGCGTCGGTGTGGTTGGAGCAGTAGGAGTGAATGCTGCTCCTGCAAGACCGCCAAGTGGACTGAAGCAAAATGGAAGCACAA GTTACAGTGCTGTAGTGGCAGAGAGCTCCACAGAATCAGCTCTAAGCACACCGAGCCAGTCACAAAGCAGCCAACCCTCGTCTCTCAGCTCCTCAACCAGTCAGCC GATGGACAATGGTCCCAGCTTAATCAGCTCCATCACCCTGCCCCCCAGCTCTCCGTCCCCCTCTTTCTCAGACAGCACACCCGGCGGAGGGAGTCTTCTCAACGGACCCCACTCCTACACGCAAGCTTCCGAGGGCCTCAAG GCTCCAGAGCCCCTCAGTTCTCTGAAGGCGATGGCTGAGAGAGCAGCGCTGGGATCAGGCCTGGATGGGGAGATAGCCAACCTGCATCTAACCGACAGAG ATATCTTCTCTAGTTCGTCGGCAGCGCCTGGTACACCCGCCGCCCCTCAGCCGTCCGTGTCGGAGGTCAGCATTCCCCCCTCGCTCGGCGTCTGTCCGCTGGGCCCAACTCCTCTCCCAAAAGACCAGCTCTACCAGCAGGCCATGCAAGAGTCTGCATGGACACACATGCCACACCCCTCTGACTCTGAGAGGATCAG ACAATACCTGATGAGGAATCCATGCCCCACTTTGCCCTACCACCATCAGGTACCGCCACACCACTCTGACTCCATAGAGTTCTACCAGAGACTGTCAACAGAAACTCTCTTCTTCATCTTCTACTACCTGGAG GGCACCAAAGCTCAGTATCTATCTGCCAAGGCTCTGAAGAAACAGTCATGGAGGTTTCACACCAAGTACATGATGTGGTTCCAGAGGCACGAGGAGCCCAAGACTATCACTGATGAGTTTGAACAG GGCACTTACATTTACTTTGACTATGAAAAATGGGGCCAGAGGAAGAAGGAGGGGTTCACCTTCGAGTACAGGTACCTCGAAGACCGAGACCTGCAGTGA